In Spirochaetota bacterium, the sequence GGAGCTCAAGAAGGAGTATTTTATCTGGATCTTCGAGTTTGCGGCCTGGTACTCCGCCTTGACCTCGGAAGAGGGAACGGCTACGCCCATGCGGAGGAACTGGATATAGCGCTCCCGCAAAAGGTCCTTGCGGATCGTCTTCTGGAGGTCGTTGAAGCTGATGTTGATCCGCTCCAGGAAGTAATTAAGGCGCTCGGCGTTGAGGGTCCCCGCGCCGGGGTCTTTCAGGCCCGGGATGTTCAGGATGTAGTTCTTGACCGCTTCGTCGGTGACGTAGAAGCCTGTTTTTCGCGCGTCCTGGAGAAGGAGGACGTCGTTGATGTAGTATGACAGGACCATGGCGTCCATTTTCCTGTCGCCGCGCATTTCGCCGAACCGGCTGTCCCGGTACCGGAGAAAGTCGATACGGTCTACCTTTTCGCCGTTGACGATGGCCACGACGGTCTGGTCGAGGCCCATCCGCGAGATGAAATCGGGCATGCCGAAGGATATGATGATGATCAGGACAAAGAATCCCGTGACGGCATAGCTTACGATTTTTACTATCGGTGATTTTGAATCGAACATGACTCTTTCCTTTATAAATTAACGTATATGCGGACTCCGCCGAAAACCGCAGCGACTACCCATCCCGTTACAACAAGGGGCCGCCGGACCCGCGATGTGTTGATTCCCCCGCCCGCGGAGTGTCCAGGTCCCGAAATCCGGCCTATTGCAACCGCTCCGGGCCCTATTAATGATTAATCGCCTGCTTTTTTGTCAATGAGATTATTCCGACGGAGGCTCCGCTTCGTCGACCAGCATCACGGGGATGCCGTCTTTGACCGGGTAGCGCCGGCCGCATTCTGTACAGATGATCTTTTCGTCTTTCGTGTTATATTCGATGTCGCCCCGGCAGGCGGGGCAGGCAAGGATCTCAAGGAGCTTGGTGTCGATCATAGGGGACCTCGTTTCGTATTGTAGCACGGTTATGGAGGGGGAAAGGATTTACGTCAATAAAAAAACCGTTTCTGTTGACTTGTCTACCCGGTAGCGTGCCTCGACTGCGCTCGGCAACCGTATCTTTACCGCGCCAGAAT encodes:
- a CDS encoding SurA N-terminal domain-containing protein codes for the protein MFDSKSPIVKIVSYAVTGFFVLIIIISFGMPDFISRMGLDQTVVAIVNGEKVDRIDFLRYRDSRFGEMRGDRKMDAMVLSYYINDVLLLQDARKTGFYVTDEAVKNYILNIPGLKDPGAGTLNAERLNYFLERINISFNDLQKTIRKDLLRERYIQFLRMGVAVPSSEVKAEYQAANSKIQIKYSFLSSMDMQKMHGADTAVTDADISAEMEKNKNEVKDPKTDRERIKKKLETAKLGKIKKDIIERVNAIALKGGSFDEAQAVLKGAVTVSRVFKAGERLTDDKGQPVSALNNSKIFLEDFMEVGQNKTSRIITTDAGLYIYTPVQRDLKKDDAPDKEQAAIAGNLEQESIRMITGNLMQKLYEGAKIIKNLKTD
- a CDS encoding Trm112 family protein is translated as MIDTKLLEILACPACRGDIEYNTKDEKIICTECGRRYPVKDGIPVMLVDEAEPPSE